In Citrus sinensis cultivar Valencia sweet orange chromosome 2, DVS_A1.0, whole genome shotgun sequence, a single genomic region encodes these proteins:
- the LOC127900373 gene encoding LOW QUALITY PROTEIN: rust resistance kinase Lr10-like (The sequence of the model RefSeq protein was modified relative to this genomic sequence to represent the inferred CDS: inserted 1 base in 1 codon) — protein sequence MRWSHERDLLKPNQIILSLYATKLSLHGSKLLASHFIVTDGPGPLSISLISTGTSIGGITLFALVIFLIYRSRESEKEKETQLKVEKFLENYRTVNPTRYTYKELKKITSRFKHRLGQGGYGSVFRGKLFNGIPVAVKMLEHLKGNGQEFINEVATIGRIHHFHIVRLLGXCSEGNRRALIYEFMPNGSLEKFIFSKTNSSSHRQLSWEKLRKIAFGFARGVEYLHQGCNQRILHFDIKPHNILLDHNFQPKISDFGLAKLCSKDISIVSLTAARGTSGYIAPELFSRNFGEISYKSDVYSYGMMLLEMVGCRKNNDPAVEIQSQIYFPEWIYNRMRQGQELCLDFEEDGDEGIARKLAIVAIWCIQWNPTERPSMPIVLQMLEADLQSLEIPPMPFVSADVEAGAIN from the exons ATGAGATGGTCACATGAGAGGGACTTGTTAAAACccaatcaaataatattgaGTCTTTATGCTACCAAGTTAAGCTTGCACGGGTCCAAACTTTTAGC ATCTCATTTTATTGTAACAGATGGTCCTGGCCCTTTATCTATAAGTCTAATATCCACAGGCACAAGCATTGGAGGCATCACCCTCTTTGCATTAGTGATATTTCTCATTTACAGATCAAGAGaatctgaaaaagaaaaagagactCAACTGAAGGTGGAGAAGTTCCTCGAAAACTACAGGACCGTCAATCCCACCAGATATACTTACAAAGAACTGAAGAAAATAACAAGCAGATTTAAGCACAGGCTCGGTCAGGGAGGTTACGGAAGCGTGTTCAGAGGAAAGCTCTTCAACGGAATTCCAGTTGCTGTCAAGATGTTGGAACATTTAAAAGGAAATGGACAAGAGTTCATCAATGAAGTGGCCACAATTGGCAGGATTCACCACTTCCACATTGTTCGGCTTCTGG TTTGCTCTGAAGGAAACAGGCGTGCTCTTATTTACGAGTTTATGCCCAATGGATCACTTGAGAAATTCATCTTCTCAAAGACAAATAGCTCAAGTCATCGTCAATTGAGTTGGGAGAAGCTGAGGAAGATTGCATTTGGCTTTGCCCGTGGAGTGGAGTACTTGCACCAAGGATGCAACCAGAGGATCCTGCACTTCGATATCAAGCCTCACAATATATTATTAGACCATAATTTTCAACCGAAGATTTCAGATTTTGGACTGGCTAAGTTGTGCTCAAAGGACATAAGCATTGTATCTCTGACAGCTGCCAGAGGCACTTCTGGCTACATTGCACCTGAACTTTTCTCCAGGAATTTTGGTGAGATCTCTTACAAGTCTGATGTTTACAGTTACGGAATGATGCTGTTAGAGATGGTCGGATgcagaaaaaataatgatcCTGCGGTTGAAATTCAGAGCCAAATATATTTTCCGGAGTGGATTTACAATAGAATGAGGCAAGGACAAGAGCTCTGTTTGGATTTTGAGGAAGATGGGGATGAGGGAATTGCCAGAAAGCTTGCAATTGTGGCAATTTGGTGCATTCAATGGAATCCCACGGAGAGACCTTCCATGCCAATTGTGTTACAAATGCTTGAAGCTGATTTACAAAGCTTGGAGATCCCTCCAATGCCCTTTGTCTCTGCTGATGTTGAGGCAGGTGCAATCAATTGA